Genomic window (Cucumis sativus cultivar 9930 chromosome 2, Cucumber_9930_V3, whole genome shotgun sequence):
tagACATTTGTCATTCATTTCAGGAGGTTTTTGGTTGAAGGAAGAAGTGAAGctctgaagaattgaagattcaaacttctacaagctctcaagacgtgcaagttcGTATCAACCTCGAGATCAACAACTtctgaaaaattgaagacttggaagattaaacttttcttgaattccagaagatcgaagttcaaatcgaCTTGCAACAACAATATCCTGAAGACCAAAGATCGAGaagttctaagttttaacttgtattcgagagaaagcatcaaatgagtaaatactagagattgtatgcacaatattcaatatttatcaatataacaaagttcaattccacgaaatatattttctcaaaatctcgtgtgaacaatATCGATTGatcaataaaaattttgtCGGCTAAATGCTCGATTTGTAAGCCaagacaaaattttgttttgctaAGATCTTTCATCTCAATTTCCTTTTTGAGATATTCTATTGTCTTCGAAAGCTATTGAGctccaattatatttaaatcatcaacatatacagCTATAATAGCAAATTCTGACTACGATTTCTCAATAAAAACACATGGAcagatttaattattttgataatcttctttcaataaatattcaCTTAAGCGATTGTACCATATTCGTGCTGATTGTTTCAATCCATGTAATGATCtttgtaatttgattgaatataattcttcataatttaaattatatgattCAAGTATATCCTTTGGGGATTTTTatatagatttcatttttcaaatattcatacaAATATGTTGTAACTATATGTATAAGATGCATGTCAAACTTTTCACAAGGCCGAGAGAATGAACCACCCTCGGAAAGTTCAATGATTTAACTAGTTCAATTTCATTTGCTTTATGCTTTATTTTCAAGCTAAGACAAAACATATAATCTCAAATTCTTTCTAGAGAAATTTTGTTGCCTTTGAAATCTCTTAAGTACTCAaatcatcaataatatataataaatcttatattgtgatttattttaaaaagcatACGGACAAATAGGGGTTATTCTTATACCCTCGTATCAACAAGAATGTAATAAGATGATGATATTCGTCtggaatattttataattaactcTCTTATTGTTGAATCATATGTTTTTCTAACCTATAATCCTTCAGAGATAGAATTATTAATAGATCCATAAGGTGTATGTTAAGCATTCCATACACAATAAGATATGTTAGATAGTATCCACCATAGGAGAATATGTATTTCTCATATAACTAATATCAGTTCTTTGCGATAATTATTATGGAACTTGTCCCactttctatttgtttttcttacaaATAATTGCTTGTATTTTGCATGTTCGACATTCTCTAAATGTCTAAACTACTAGTTCTCACAATTTGAAACATAAGTTTATTTGATTGGATTGTTTCTTATCACATAAGTCAATCCTTTATGTGTCGTCGCGACATTGTTCAATATGTCCAAGTACATATtacttataaaataatactcattttcatataaataatatCGTGAGCAACATTGTATGCAAAAGTGTTGTCAATTTATTTAAGTATGGTTCCATCTTTATCTTGTCATGACATATAATCTTATCGAGAGCTCTTTACTATCCTTATTTACTTTCTATGCAAAAGATTCTTATGAGTACTCATATTCAGGATTTCTTCTAGAATATCCTTATTCTTAACTGAGACATTAATTGACTACTTCTTCTTCGAGGATCTTTCTCTTTGGAACTCACATTTTTCTGCCACACTTCAAGCGTGTAGTATTGACAACTATGTAGTATTATCTTTGTAACCACTATCACTCGATCACTTTCTAACAATTGTAAATGTTCTATAAATGTGtttgtatttgatttaatatcgttttattacaaatgagacatcttttgaacttttagtTCAAAGTAATCTGTATGATGATCAAAATTAGACAATACTTATGCATTTCATCCATTGATTTtccaatattttcttaatttcttctctaatgttgaaattttgtcTCATTAATGAGAACTAGCAAACTGCATAGCAAATATACCATTCATCCAGGATTTAATTGTTTCATCATCTTAAACATGATCTCATATAGATTTAGAAGTTTTGCTATTCAAACATAAGCTAcaagatattcattcaattatttcaatcaattatCAAATGCTCGGGATGCAAACTCACTAGCattctcaaaacaaaataataagtatATCTTTGACCATCAACAAAATGCACCAACAAGAATTAATAAACCATGAATCTGATCTTCCAAAAAGCACGAGAGTTTCGATTTCAAAATTTGCTAGTGAGAGTTTGATAATTAACCTCTTGAGAACAAGATATCCTGACAATTTATTACATAAAAGAATCTTCTAGTTCTTCAATGGATGTCAatgtatattttcaataatgcATCAATTTCATTATCGACCCAAAATGACTCTCATGtcaaataaagttatatttggATCAATGAACTTCAGGTTCATTGTTGcatatatatcaattacaCGAATGTGTGTAATATAATTGAGAAGTAAAAGTACACAAATTTTCTATATGCACTACCCGCATAAgattatgtatataatatatgtatttcatatattattcttaaaatcaaTCTATTTAGATGATATCGATTACAACATATGTCTTCCCAATTTACTAAACTTCTCTTGATAGATATACAAAGAATTAGTAAAGTATATTAAGACGATCAATCAAGACTATCAAGTTTTGAAGACGTATTgtttactttaaaatataatatgcaTAGATGTACAATATGCAACGcataaatatcaattattcttattctttcaagagattaaaaggaaattcaaatatttcatctagatataaatggttaaaaaaaataataattttttttttgggagatTGTAAGTAATTTGTGATATctaaataatatcatatttataaggttaaaataaaagttacgATATCTTTAAGAGATacaaataatttctcaaaGTTTGTTTTCAGACATCGGTCTCCTTTTCATCtttaagaattttaatttttcaaattgactCTTAACGTACGACAAGTACATGATCATTAAGTACAtgattattgtatttttttccaaaccatatttagaaaataaaattctcgtataaatatgtatggttttaatcaaataaacacTTCTTCtcaattaacataattttgatCTTACTAAATATTGtggggatagttgcaaatttagcaattagattcaaattcTTTCAAGAGAAATTTTGTTACGTTTGAAATCTCTTAAGGAGTTTCTACTCAaatcatcaataatatataataaatcttaTATTGTGATTTCTTACAAGCATACGGACAATACGGACAAATAgacaaaatttcaacattagagaagaaattaagaaaatattggaAAATCAATGGATGAAATGCATAAGTATTGTCTAATTTTGATCATCATACAGATTACTTTGAactaaaagttcaaaagatgtctcatttgtaataaaatgatatcaaatcaaatacaaaCACATTTATAGAACATTTACAATTGTTAGAAAGTGATCGAGTTATAGTGGTTACAAAGATATCATCTAAGAATGATATCCTAGTGCAACAAGTTGACAATACTACACGCTTGAAGTGTGGCAGAAAAATGTGAGTTCCAAAGAGAAAGATCCTCGAAGAAGAAGTAGTCAATTAATGTCTCAGTTAAGAATAAGGATATTCTAGAAGAAATCCTGAATATGAGTACTCATAAGAATCTTTTGCATACAAAGTAAATAAGGATAGTAAAGAGCTATCGATAAGATTATATGTCATGACAAGATAAAGATGGAACCATACTTAAATAAATTGACAACACTTTTGCATACAATGTTGCTCACGatattatttatatgaaaatgagTACTATTTTATAAGTAATATGTACTTGGACATATTGAACAATGTCGCGACAACACATAAAGGATTGACTTATGTGATAAGAAACAATCCAATCAAATAAACTTATGTTTCAAATTGTGAGAACTAGTAGTTTAGACATTTAGAGAATGTCGAACATGCAAAATACAAGCAATTATttgtaagaaaaacaaatagaaagtGGGACAAGTTCCATAATAATTATCGCAAAGAACTGATATTAGTTATATGAGAAATACATATTCTCCTATGGTGGATACTATCTAACATATCTTATTGTGTATGGAATGCTTAACATACACCTTATGGATGTAGTCATTATACATTTATATGAATCTATTAATAATTCTATCTCTGAAGGATTATAGGTTAGAAAAACATATGATTCAACAATAAGAgagttaattataaaatattccaGACGAATATCATCATCTTATTACATTCTTGTTGATACGAGGGTATAATTAACACAATATAAGATTTATTATAAGacaaatgttgaaattttgtcTCATTAATGAGAACTAGCAAACTGCATAgcattttcaaaacaaaatagtaaGTATATCTTTGACCATCAACAAAATGCACCAACAAGAATTAATAAACCATGAATCTGATCTTCCAAAAAGCATGAGAGTTTCGATTTCAATTTTTGCTAGTGAGTGTTTGATAAATAACCTCTTGAGAACAAGATACCctgaaaatttattacataaaaGAATCTTCTAGTTCTTCAATAGATGTCAATGTATATTTTCAATCATGCATCAATTTCATTATTGACCCAAAATGACTCTcatgtcaaataaaattatatttggatCAATGAACTTCAGTTTCATTGTTGcatatatatcaattacaCGAATGTGTGTAATATAATTGAGAAGTAAAAGTACACAAATTTTCTATATGCACTACCCGCGTAAgattatgtatataatatatgtatttcatatattattcttaaaatcaaTCTATTTAGATGATATCGATTACAACATATGTCTTCCCAATTTACTAAACTTCTCTTGATAGATATACAAAGAATTAGTAAAGTATATTAAGACGATCAATCAAGACTATCAAGTTTTGAAGACGTATTgtttactttaaaatataatttgcaTAGATGTACAATATGCAACGcataaatatcaattattcttattctttcaagagattaaaaggaaattcaaatatttcatctagatataaatagttaaaaaaaataataatctgTTTGGGAGATTGTAAGTAATTTGTGATATctaaataatatcatatttataaggttaaaataaaagttatgaTATCTTTAAGAGATacaaataatttctcaaaGTTTGTTTTCAGACATCGGTCTCCTTTTcatctttaataattttaatttttcaaattgactCTTAACGTACGACAAGTACATGATCATTAAGTACAcgattattgtattttttccAAAccatatttagaaaataaaattctcgtataaatatgtatggttttaatcaaataaacacTTCTTCtcaattaacataattttgatCTTACTAAATATTGtggggatagttgcaaatttagcaattagattcaaaataattaagtatatatcgacattttaaaaaaattacaaatataacaaaatttgtcaaattctatccaTGATACAActctatcaccgatagaccatgttgtaaatattggtctatcactgatagatcatagaagtctatcaacgatataagtctatcaattacaattaccgATTATTATTTGAGTTAAAGTTTAATTGAGTCCAAAGGTAAGCTTAATTTAGCACAAATGCTAATAATGTCCAAACCCAACTAATTAAGCTCATAGGCATAATGCATGAACCAAAGCATACAAGGAATTCTTCCAATAATTAGAAGACTTCTTAGCAAGACTTCGAAGTTGAATTACATTTTGATCATACGCATTCAATTGAGAGAGAATTAGAGAATCAGAGAATAAAGTGCTAGAGATCAAACTACATCGCATCTTAATCTACACGAACACAAGTTCAACTACACAAAACATGTTTCTCCAAAACCTCATgtaaacattttcatttaaattcttcgaatgaaaattttcaaaatttacatttataaaaataagtgTATCTCTAAATAATCCTTAAATAAAACCGTAGGCTATAATACAAACATTAATAgccaagaaaataaatgaccAATTTTAAATGTTCCAACTCCAAAAGTGACtaaaaacatttgatttttaaatacagTTAAACATATTATTAGATTCTTTCAATTAGAATGAGATGAAAATACTTTTAGTGTCTCTTCATTCTGCACCAATTTCTGTTAACAAGGTTGTCATCTACCTCAACGCAACAATCCATTTGTGTTTAATCTCGAACAATTACTTTTAACTAGACCAACTTCTTTCCCATAGAGTTCGTTCTCAATTTGATTAGCTTAACCACAGAATCACAAAGGACATGTCACCAAGACACTGAGTGCAATGGACAAGACTCTGATATAGTTGTTGATAAGAAACTCTCTAAGAAGGTATCTCCACATCCACTTGTTAATCGCAGTCCAACGTTAACCATGGTaatattcaacaaaaacaGAACTAACTACCACAATACAAACGCCTACATCAGTAAGCAAACTTAGCTCACAGAACTTACAACCTCAGAATTATGTTTGCTTTCAGAGGCTTTTTCATCACAACTGTGAACTCTAACTTCTCCGACAGATCAACATTATCTCCCTCCACACCTCTCCAATCAAACTTCCATAATAAATTCGCTAAGAAATATTCCAAATGAAGAATCCCCAAACCATAGCCAGGACATATCCTTCTCCCTGCTCCGAACGGCATCATCTTTATCTCTTTACTCCCTGTTACATCGAACCCTGCCGCTTCTTCTCCTCCGTCGCCATTCATAAACCTCTCCGGCTTAAACGCCATCGGTTCTTCCCACACTGTTGGATCTCGACCAATCTCCGCTGCCAAGAAATTCACAGTCCCGTTTTTGGGTATCAAGTAATTCTCAAATTGTATATCCTCCTTCACTCCTCGTGCTTGTAAGAAATGTCCTGGTGGGTGTCTTCTTAATCCTTCTAAAACCACTGCTTTTAGATATGGAAGCTTCCCCAAATCCTCTTCCTTCACTTCCTCCCTTGTTCCATCGCCCAttacttctttcatttctGTAAAAAGCTTGTGCTGAATTTCTGGGTTTTTCACTAAATTTGCCATTATCCATTGCAAGGTTGTGGATGTTGTATCGGTTCCGCCAGTGAGGAATTCAGAGCATAATGTGACCATTTCGCTGTTCGTTAGCTTTCTATTATCCTCGTTGGGGAGTTGTAATTCGAGTAGTGTATCTACATATGACAACACGAATTCTTTACCgtcttcttgttcttgtttttcacCTTCTCTCTTCCCTCTGTTTGCTCTGCTTTTTATCGCTTCTCTTCTTGCTTCGATTAACGGGATTATGACTCTCTCTTGGTTCCTTCTTAGTTGCAGAAACTCCTCCCAGCGCTTCGGAAGAAAAAACTTGGTCAATTTAGGAGATAAATTAAGGAGACCAAAACGCCTAAAATTTAACAGCATTGTACGCTGCACATTCTCGACTTCTTTGATTTGGGATTCCTCAAGTTTATCCCCAAAACACATCAACACCATTAAACAGAACATAGCGTACTGAAAATGATCTACAACATAGACGGAACTTCCCGATTCAGAGTGAGAGAAAAGACGATTAAGAAGAATACCCAAAACCCACTCGCGAGCATGGCCGTAGGATCTAATACGGGAAGGATGAAGAATTTGGGAAGTAAGATTGCGGCGGAGGAGGCGCCAGAGTGGGCCGTAGGCGGCGGAGTTGATACTGTGTTGGTTGCTTGTGAGGATTTTGGTTAAAGGAGGAACCGGTGGGCGGTCGGCGAAGAGAGCGCCGTGTTGGAAGAGGGCTTTGTGGGCAATGGTGCGGTCGGCGATGAAGATGGAAGGGCGAGAGCCAATGCGGAGAGTGACAATGGGGCCGTATTTGGCGACGGCGGTGCGGAGGTATGACTCCATTTGAAGAGGCGATGTACGGAACCATAAGAAGGTGGAGAGGATGGGGATTGAAGGAGGGCCTGGTGGGAGCTTGGTGGAGGTTTGGAATTTGGTAAAAATGGAGCTGAGAAGATAGCAAATGGAGAAGGAGATAAGGATGATGATGAACCAGGTATccatttttttgtgtgtttgaGACTGATTGACTCTTGAACTTGAATCTGACTTTAAATCCAAATCCATGTGGTAATGTGTCATGGAATGTGGTAAGTGCATGGAAATGGCAGCTCTAATTATGTGGTTTGAAGATATTACTGTTGGGTTCAATTAAGGAATATAATTGCACTTAGTACAAACAATTAACTTCATCTTTTCAAACAAGTGAATGGTAATATGAAAAGTGGCCTCATTCCATAAGCAAACACATTCacttctaaataaaaatagcaTATTGATTTGACGTGCAGAAGATTCTCATTTCAATTGCTTCGAAAAAATTTTTACATTATaagtaaatatgataaaaaaaaaaaaaactcaattacACTTGTGCTACTATAACAATCGACGGACCAATTGAATTCTATTAAgattatactatttttttattatatatcgGTAATCATGACCtttttatgatttgaaatattgcaaaatacattattgatgataaaaatttgatgtaaattttgttagatCTAAGTATTGTGTTAAATTtggtcatatatatataccttccAAAACTACAGATATTATGCATGCCAAGTTTTGGAATGTATTAACCCTCCAcatcttttataaaatgtagtGGTGCCAATATTCACGATTCAATTCTAAAACGTGTTCAACGCTATCATACTCTTGTTTTTCAATGATtctttttgagaaatttaagAGGAGTTTCGAGTATTTGGCACCCAATTTCATTTCTCTCCTTCATGACATTATTAAAGTTGActgacataaaaaaaagtattaattttagaaaactcatttttatttatattctttttaataaaaattgttcaaaatatattttaaaggtTTTTTTGGAATTGTTTCCAAGCCCTTAAATATAAACTCATATTGTTTTTAGGttagtttatgaaattttctcTCACCCTTCCTTTCATTACTATCTTGTTCACGTGTATTATTTGATTACTTAAATTTTCTAGTTACTCTACCAAATACACTGTATTGTTCCAACTGTTGTAATAGAATGTACATATCATACTTTATCCTCTAGCTTGTCCTCTTTCTCCTCAAGTTCTTCCTTTACATTCCTTAAtgccttcttccttctttgcAGTGTCCTTTTTCCAATATGCTCAGTCACCGAGATTTAAGATAAAGTTGTATTACCATGCtattattcttgtttttttatggaacATCTACTTCTTTTCAAACTTCATATCTATATCTGTATTTATATAGGTTCCACGTTTTACTACCAATATCCAACCattgtgttttttgtttcatgtTGTGCAaagatttttagttttttggttttgagaaTCATTGTAGttagaaaatagaaacataCCTCGTCTTCACTTTGTGAGAATTATTGGaactttgtttgttgttttttttccacCATTTATTTTAGTAGCCCTCAATCTTCAGCTAGCCCTTGTTCTTCCTTCTATTATCTCTTTTTTCATATCTTTAAtcagttttttaaatttattagataaaaaatatttgctaAACATCTCATATATCTGTTGGtgaattctaaaaaaaaagtagggAAAT
Coding sequences:
- the LOC105434706 gene encoding cytochrome P450 89A2; translation: MHLPHSMTHYHMDLDLKSDSSSRVNQSQTHKKMDTWFIIILISFSICYLLSSIFTKFQTSTKLPPGPPSIPILSTFLWFRTSPLQMESYLRTAVAKYGPIVTLRIGSRPSIFIADRTIAHKALFQHGALFADRPPVPPLTKILTSNQHSINSAAYGPLWRLLRRNLTSQILHPSRIRSYGHAREWVLGILLNRLFSHSESGSSVYVVDHFQYAMFCLMVLMCFGDKLEESQIKEVENVQRTMLLNFRRFGLLNLSPKLTKFFLPKRWEEFLQLRRNQERVIIPLIEARREAIKSRANRGKREGEKQEQEDGKEFVLSYVDTLLELQLPNEDNRKLTNSEMVTLCSEFLTGGTDTTSTTLQWIMANLVKNPEIQHKLFTEMKEVMGDGTREEVKEEDLGKLPYLKAVVLEGLRRHPPGHFLQARGVKEDIQFENYLIPKNGTVNFLAAEIGRDPTVWEEPMAFKPERFMNGDGGEEAAGFDVTGSKEIKMMPFGAGRRICPGYGLGILHLEYFLANLLWKFDWRGVEGDNVDLSEKLEFTVVMKKPLKANIILRL